One segment of Fimbriiglobus ruber DNA contains the following:
- a CDS encoding C1 family peptidase — protein MSLPIFHDGIAPRKLGNIAPTHSKTGLKVFGSAAAPQTGTVLPRDQWREVDLSGFVTKIADQGQVGECNAADTCQLLQVCRAMEGLPFVELSAGNLYGRINGGYGQDNGSLLEDALAEAMKTGIASVAFAGFQDFYPDHWKTGWEADAAKHRVLEAYVCPTFDHLTSALQQGFALSVGVTWCDNYNPDADGWLPPYQGTNVGGHAICGVGLAQRNGVWGIRCANSWTAQWGDKGFFVIPEPLFAGPVGGWWACRGVVRESDAENLPAPQFGA, from the coding sequence GTGAGTCTACCGATTTTCCACGACGGCATCGCGCCGCGCAAGCTCGGCAACATCGCCCCGACGCATTCGAAGACGGGGCTGAAGGTGTTCGGGTCGGCCGCGGCGCCCCAGACGGGGACGGTGCTGCCGCGCGACCAGTGGCGCGAGGTCGACCTGTCCGGGTTCGTGACCAAGATCGCGGACCAGGGACAGGTCGGCGAGTGCAACGCGGCGGACACCTGCCAGCTCCTCCAGGTCTGTCGGGCGATGGAAGGGCTGCCGTTCGTCGAGCTGTCCGCCGGGAATTTGTACGGGCGGATCAACGGCGGGTACGGGCAGGACAACGGCTCGCTGCTCGAAGACGCGCTGGCCGAGGCCATGAAGACGGGCATTGCGTCCGTCGCGTTCGCCGGCTTTCAGGACTTTTACCCGGACCACTGGAAGACGGGCTGGGAGGCCGACGCCGCGAAGCACCGCGTGCTGGAAGCCTACGTCTGCCCGACGTTCGACCACCTGACGAGTGCGCTCCAACAGGGGTTCGCGCTCAGCGTCGGGGTCACGTGGTGCGACAACTACAACCCCGACGCGGACGGATGGCTCCCGCCCTACCAGGGGACCAACGTCGGCGGCCACGCGATCTGCGGCGTCGGGCTCGCCCAACGCAACGGCGTCTGGGGCATCCGCTGCGCGAACTCGTGGACGGCGCAGTGGGGCGACAAGGGGTTCTTCGTGATCCCGGAACCGCTGTTCGCCGGGCCGGTGGGTGGCTGGTGGGCGTGCCGGGGGGTCGTCCGCGAGTCCGACGCGGAGAACCTGCCGGCGCCGCAGTTCGGGGCGTAA
- a CDS encoding DUF3037 domain-containing protein, with the protein MPRKRAFYSVVQYMPDGSRSEAANAGIVVFVPETRRIAVRTSSTLARIKKFFTTKKRDLRRIELSLEAFKNRLETAQGEFGSEDEFRRFVAARADDVRMTPPRLVVLEDAARTCDELYADLVGDETADEPRPTEKSFFPPPVAAIFGRLEAARKVWRPGTIVVPESKQSLEIPLAYKNGKVNYVLPQSLAPGRRPEARLPKLGFDGLLIHQHKINDEEGKLVVLSTDERASGELERRFADVLQDFHVRFVPYAASLEFAEEVAETAH; encoded by the coding sequence ATGCCCCGCAAGCGAGCCTTTTATAGCGTCGTTCAATACATGCCGGACGGCAGCCGGTCCGAGGCGGCCAACGCGGGCATCGTCGTATTCGTACCCGAAACGCGCCGGATAGCCGTGCGAACGTCCTCAACACTGGCACGCATCAAGAAATTCTTTACTACCAAAAAAAGGGATTTGCGCCGTATCGAACTATCGCTGGAAGCGTTCAAGAACCGTCTGGAGACGGCTCAAGGCGAGTTCGGGTCGGAGGACGAGTTCCGGCGATTCGTGGCCGCCCGCGCCGACGACGTGCGGATGACGCCGCCCCGGTTGGTCGTTTTGGAAGACGCCGCGCGGACGTGCGACGAACTCTATGCAGATTTGGTAGGAGACGAGACGGCGGACGAACCACGGCCGACGGAGAAGTCGTTTTTCCCGCCGCCCGTCGCCGCGATTTTCGGGCGCCTCGAAGCCGCCCGGAAGGTTTGGCGGCCGGGTACGATCGTGGTGCCCGAGTCGAAGCAGTCCCTGGAAATCCCGTTGGCTTACAAGAACGGAAAAGTCAATTACGTGCTCCCGCAGTCACTGGCGCCGGGTCGCCGGCCGGAAGCCCGGCTGCCAAAACTCGGGTTCGACGGGCTCCTGATTCACCAACACAAGATTAACGACGAGGAAGGCAAACTCGTTGTTTTGTCGACCGACGAGAGGGCCAGTGGGGAGCTGGAACGTCGATTTGCTGACGTACTACAAGACTTTCACGTCCGGTTCGTGCCTTACGCCGCGTCCCTGGAATTTGCCGAGGAAGTGGCAGAGACCGCACACTAA
- a CDS encoding TylF/MycF/NovP-related O-methyltransferase, giving the protein MTTTFSHSGDIGDLIAALATVKALGGGHLRLFPSSHTGYRMTRERAESLRPLLEAQTYLASVQWAEGPTGTNLDAWRGRYNSRLNIADMVADCHGAEHFPRERPWLTVPRVNRVARVVFHRSNRYLNWNFVPALKRAWRTYHLDAVFVGSSDEHRDFVLHVGPVAYYPTRDHLELAEVIAGADLYIGNQSGNWWLAEALKTPALLEVCLTSANCHFAREFGLYGVNEDTWIPGLDDLRPRWGWNAVKKAEDRSLLDTGRLRTIAEVVRQTERLPGDLAELGVFRGGSAKVMGWVSPGTPLHLFDTFAGIPEDDELPGGHRRGEFACGADEVEAFLANPRAVFHVGMFPETAVDGLRFRCVHLDGDTYQTTRAALAYFGPRMVAGGVIALDDCDWEHCPGVRRAIDEAGYAAEKPTPHQGVVRFDALKK; this is encoded by the coding sequence ATGACGACCACCTTTTCCCACAGCGGCGACATCGGCGACCTGATCGCGGCACTCGCCACGGTCAAGGCGCTCGGCGGCGGCCACCTCCGCCTGTTCCCCTCCTCCCACACCGGCTACCGGATGACGCGGGAGCGGGCCGAGAGTCTGCGACCGCTCCTCGAAGCCCAGACCTACCTCGCGTCCGTCCAATGGGCCGAGGGGCCGACCGGGACGAACCTGGACGCCTGGCGGGGCCGGTATAACAGCCGGCTCAATATCGCCGACATGGTCGCCGATTGCCACGGGGCGGAACACTTTCCGCGGGAGCGGCCGTGGCTGACGGTGCCGCGGGTCAACCGCGTCGCGCGGGTCGTTTTCCACCGGAGTAACCGATACCTCAATTGGAACTTCGTCCCCGCTCTGAAGCGTGCGTGGCGCACATACCACCTCGATGCGGTCTTCGTTGGGTCGTCGGACGAGCACCGCGATTTCGTTCTGCACGTCGGGCCGGTCGCGTACTACCCGACCCGCGACCACCTCGAATTGGCCGAGGTGATCGCCGGCGCGGACCTGTACATCGGCAACCAGTCCGGGAACTGGTGGCTGGCCGAGGCGCTGAAGACGCCCGCCCTGCTCGAAGTCTGCCTCACGTCGGCGAACTGCCACTTTGCAAGGGAATTCGGCCTGTACGGCGTCAACGAGGACACCTGGATTCCCGGCCTCGACGACCTCCGCCCGCGGTGGGGCTGGAACGCGGTCAAGAAAGCCGAAGACCGTTCGCTCCTCGACACCGGGCGACTCCGGACGATCGCGGAGGTGGTCCGTCAGACCGAGCGGTTGCCCGGCGACCTGGCCGAGTTGGGCGTCTTCCGCGGCGGGTCGGCCAAGGTGATGGGCTGGGTGTCGCCCGGCACGCCGCTCCACTTATTCGACACCTTCGCCGGCATCCCGGAAGACGATGAGTTGCCGGGTGGCCACCGGCGCGGCGAGTTCGCGTGTGGGGCCGACGAGGTTGAAGCGTTCCTGGCGAATCCCCGGGCGGTCTTCCACGTCGGTATGTTCCCGGAGACGGCGGTCGACGGCTTACGCTTCCGCTGCGTCCACCTCGACGGCGACACCTACCAGACGACCAGGGCGGCCCTCGCTTACTTCGGACCGCGGATGGTCGCCGGTGGGGTCATCGCGTTGGACGATTGCGACTGGGAACACTGTCCGGGCGTGCGGCGGGCGATCGACGAAGCGGGGTACGCGGCCGAGAAACCGACGCCGCACCAGGGGGTGGTGCGGTTTGATGCATTAAAGAAGTGA
- a CDS encoding helix-turn-helix domain-containing protein, whose amino-acid sequence MSFGVNLKKARELQGISQSLLSRLSGVGRLVIVRTEAGESVPDINEVVALAKALKVPLSKLVNARWRPEKGLKGIGLELWRLGIRDLEVSDAEVPGSFRRKEEVLVLAVAGTRPNPRIVEAMPYVLGSNVFDPTLLLAFAKNIDPRARRRLAWLADFTLVLRGAVTPFPSTSDSGYCLEKLVSMVKKPGPKVSFDNLGYPGDAPFPVVWRRWKMSYGGRREEFVTRAGTLAAMNSVSE is encoded by the coding sequence ATGTCTTTCGGCGTAAACTTAAAAAAAGCAAGGGAGTTGCAGGGAATCAGCCAGTCCCTTTTAAGTCGCCTTTCGGGTGTTGGTCGTCTTGTTATCGTAAGAACGGAAGCCGGAGAGTCAGTCCCTGACATCAACGAAGTGGTTGCGTTGGCCAAGGCTTTAAAAGTGCCGTTGTCAAAATTGGTTAACGCCAGGTGGAGGCCAGAAAAAGGGTTAAAAGGAATAGGGCTCGAACTCTGGCGATTGGGAATTCGTGATTTGGAAGTGAGCGACGCCGAGGTTCCCGGCTCATTTCGCAGGAAGGAGGAAGTGCTCGTCTTGGCCGTTGCCGGGACCAGGCCGAATCCACGTATAGTCGAAGCGATGCCCTATGTGTTGGGAAGCAATGTTTTTGACCCGACACTTCTCCTGGCGTTTGCAAAAAATATCGACCCCCGCGCGCGCAGGCGCCTTGCCTGGCTTGCCGACTTCACTCTCGTACTTCGCGGTGCAGTCACCCCATTTCCGAGCACGTCTGACTCGGGGTATTGTCTCGAAAAACTGGTTTCGATGGTCAAGAAGCCTGGTCCTAAAGTTAGTTTTGATAACTTGGGCTACCCCGGCGATGCCCCTTTTCCTGTGGTGTGGCGCAGGTGGAAAATGAGTTACGGAGGGCGCCGGGAAGAGTTCGTAACGCGGGCTGGAACTTTGGCAGCCATGAATTCGGTGAGCGAGTGA